The sequence tttctaaaaaaacaggAATACGACCTTCAAGATGTGAAAGTATGGAGATTGCTTTATAATGGTAACATttctgtatattattattattattattattattataccagatttatatagcgcccttttcacgatcaatttcacattcaaaggcgctttacatagtttaaatgcagccacacagggcgcataattcatcctctactagtacagacacagagcgatctgaccagagggacagagtgagagaaagcccccacgacagagagatcagaaatcagatacaggcttttccggctaacttagcctagctcgttgcgaatagacagtctagttttttaacgtgcccagtgtatagcactgatacacgcaaggattgcctgggttcctgaccagtacacctctagctgggtgggaaacactgaaaagcgtttctgaaaaattcccgagtagctgccggggatcgaacccccgacctcaggattggaaggccattgtgcaaaccactgagctatccgtccaccatatCTAGGCCCTGTAACCATCTTAGCTCATTTCCTAAACGCTAGCCTAATGCTCGCAGAGAAAGCAGTACATAAatgaattttgtaaataaatcacAGTACCTGTGACTTCTGGATTGTCATCAAACTCGCTGTCATAGCCGTCTGATACTTCTTCCTCGCCTTCATCATCTTTAATTGTTTCCATGACGTTAATAGCAGATGACTTGGGGAAACCAGGATTGTCTACAGAATAAACTGAGTCAAATTCAGACGACGAATAGCAGAAACTGGAATTCAGTTCAGAGTACACGTTTCCGGTTCCTGTTTCAACAGCATTGCATGGTGTGCCTGACCGGCGTTCCTTAGACACTTTCTTTCTCCGGTTGCTCGCCGCATCAgctatataaattgaaatatgtgagatgttaaattattaagcatagaaataatgaaaatgcatgtGTTTGCGAGACGTTGGGTGGCTATATGAGGTTATTTTTAATATTCATTCCAGTATCTGCTGGTAACAAACGTCAGTGGCAAGGGAATTTAGAGTCTGTCGTATTAGTTGAAATACTTTAAATACTCCGAACGAAATTTAAACAAGTAAAAAGCTACTTTAACAAGacctgtcggaggacagcaacgctcgactattcaacagccttgtcaattgaatgaatataaaagtcgacaAAAGGGgcagaattttgtaaaaatgcaaaacagctcatgacaatggacgattgtgtgaagtttcaatccattcccattagtgggtattgagataccagtctacatacaaaaacttaacttaAAACtactaagtcaaaaaggggcacaattttgtaaaaatgcaaagtagagttatggaacctgtgcactgcatgtcagatcatgacagtgaacaagtgtgtgaagtttcaatccattcccattagtagatactgagataccagctttacatacaaaaacttaaccaaaacctGCTAGgacggaaaaggggcataattttgtaaacaagacggccatgatggccctatatcgctcacctgagtttaattgcttgcttgaacaaatttctttgctaaagcttcaaaaacaaaaacaaaaataaaaactaggTGACGTCAAGGTAAATATTCTTCAAGATAAGtgctgaaatctgttaaaaaattatacaggtggtccaaatctctttgctgtagcttcaaaattaaagtaggtcagggttaataacatttaagatgagtatttaaatctgtatcaaaagttctacatgtggtccaaatttccatgctgtatattcaaaaacaagaaagtaggtcagaggtcacgattaacatgattaagactattcaagatgagtattgaaatctgtataaaaaatatacaagtggtttgaatttctatactgtaacttcaaaacgaaaaagtaggtcagtcggtcacgattaagactattgaagataagtattgaaatctgtatcaaacattatacatttgGTCgaaatcttcaaaaacaagaaagtaggtcagtaggtcagggctaagaacattaaagatgagtactgaaatgtttatcgaaagttattgacgtggcctaaatttctatgctgttaagatcggtgtgcaaaattgtaaatgtcatccaaatttcaaggctgtatcttaaaaaacaaaaatgtaagtcagtaggtcaaggtcacagtcaagtgacccctaattacttgagatcatcaggtaattataattaaacaggaaatatgatcagataatttttaaagtattttttcctatataactcatatacaaatGACAACCAGGACTGggactcttttcaccccaggggcataatttgaacaatcttattagagaaccactaggcaatgctacataccaaatatcaaaggcttaaaccttgaactttcagacaaaaagatttgaataatcttggtaaaagaccactaggcaatgctacataccaaatatcaaaagcctaagccttccagtttcagataaaaagatttttaaagtttttcctataaaagtctaaaTAAACCATATGATTCCCGGGGCAGGGCACATTTgtccctagggagataatttgaacaatttggtagaggaccactagttgatgctacataccacatatcaaagccctagaccctgtggttttgaaaaattttcatttcggttgccatggcaaccagagttctgtatggaattcaattttttgaacaatttttacagaagaccatccaaggaacatccctgtgaggTTCCATCAAAATTGGACCAGTGGTTTaggaagagatgttgtttaaaggaaagtatggacggacggacggacggacggacaccggacggtgagcgatcaggtgagctaaaaagcaaaataaagttatgaaacctgtgcaatgttagtcagtttatcatagttaataagtgtatgaagtttcaatccattgctacgagtgattactgagataccagcttacatacaaaaacttaaccaaatcgggacgccgacgccgccttatggttttgtttgtttgttttgggtttaacgccgtttttcaacagtatttcagtcatgtaacggcgggcagttaacctaaccagtgttcctggattctgtaccagtacaaacctgttctccgcaagtaactgccaacttccccacatgaatcagaggtggaggactaatgatttcagacacaatgtcgtttatcaaatagtcacggagaacatacgccccgcccgaggatcgaactcacgaccccgcgatccgtagaccgacgctctacctactgagctaagcgggcgggcgccGCCttatgggtgagtccaatagctctacctattctttgaataatcgagctaaTAAGAAACTTTCTGCatataaattctatataaaaatgaaGTTTAGCATATTGTCGATTGAAAGGGGTATGGGTATGGGAAGTTAAACTTCAACAGTTGTTACCAGCCTATTTTGCAATGAATCATAGAAATACATACATGGTCTAAGTGTTGGCACACTGTCTCTTCTCCTTTGAACTCGAGTCTTAAGTACAATCAAGATGatcaaaataacaataacaatcaaagcACAAGCCGATCCAGCAACCACAGGGATTATGCTAAAGGTCGTCCCAGAATTGTCGTCTGCTACACCTAGTATGTGGACCGCTTCTGTGCTGTTTTCTGACGGAGTCGGGGCTGTaaggaataaaaaatatacattttctctTACTGAATAGTAGACACAGACACTGATGAACAgccaaagaaataaaaatagaatctATTCGTTCGAATAGCCAGTGTTCAAACATCATATACATAAACACCAGTCCATTCTGATGAGTGGAGCATAAATGCTGATATGCAAGCAAGAACAatattatttgtaacaatatcagATCAGCTCGTAAATGTCGTGTCACTTAAATAGTTTTCTATTTAAacagattttatacataaatatgaatATTGAAAAACTGTCAAAGAAATCACAGTGGTATTGTACATCGCGTATATAAACATCAAATCATTCTTTGAATTGTGATCATATTGAATGTAAGATGTAGATTTTATTCATAAACAGGAACGCTACTAAACTGTCATATACTTCCGGTCACTCTTagatatctttttatttaaaaacgctATTCCTTCGGACTTCGGGCAATGGTTTTAACTATTgtccggcaagccattcaataagtgttaaCTATGGAATCGAAGAAAACAAAAAGTTAGATACATACTGGTACACTCTGAACTACAAGTTTCATCTTCCGTCCGGTCTCCTATGCAGTTCTGTGTCACAAAACGTTGTCTGCTATCTGTTGAACACGATCTTTCGCGTGTTCTTGTACCACGTGCTATGACGTCATTTCCACATGATGCGGTACAGTTTGACCACGCTGACCACTGCGTCCATGTACCGACAActgtaattataaatattttcactAAAATTGAAAACTTTATGCACGTGAGCTAACTTAATATAATGAGCACTTGCGGGAGAAAAAGTGTGAGTTTTTGATGTGGCTTAAACCCCTCTGATCGGTTAATCCTTATCTCTGTTTAGATATTGACCGATGGAAATGTTGCAATTTCAGACTAACGTTTACCAGTCAATTTGGGtcaacattaaaacatttaagactCAGAATAaggtaaaaaaagataaaatgttttaatatgtaaataataaCCAATCtaatttatgtaatttaaaatatatatttctctcAGAAGAAATATAGATAAACTATACAAACAGTTTtccaaaaatataattattttattcaattttcaggCATTCAAATGCATTACCTTCACAAACAGTCAGACACATGTGTGATTGAGTGGATATTCCACGGCATTCAGAGCTCCGGACGAGTGAGGATTTTCCACTTAGACACGCCCTCTTCCTGATTTTAAATCCTTTCCCACATTTTGCGCTGCATGCTCCCCAACCTCCCCAACTGGACCAttctaaaatgtaattattacaaatatagtCGTTTATAATATTATCGATTTTTAAACAGCCCATTTGTGAGTTGCTGTCTTAAAACgtaattaatttattatactcGTAAGGCTATGTATAGTAAATATTAGACTGGTCATCTGTCCTTATATCTCTTCTCACTTTGACTCGTGTGAAGCATTTCTACCTCTTAACTCTGACAGAATTGTTTGTAACTTGTacagaatatacatgtactagtgtCTATAAATCGACCGAACTAAAGCTACAAGGAGCGAAAGTATATAAAAAAGTACTAAGTCAGATATCTCAGGACTAATTCACGTTTGCGCGTTCATTGAATTTTATTcttatgaataaaatttattataacagtacttctcatgcaaaaaaagaagaaaaattactTGGGCAGTGTGCTGCATTATCGCATGTTTCTGTTTGAAATGTAGGTCCCATGTCATCACAAGCTCCTTTAACACTGCATttccttgaccttgacctatgtcTATGTGGGCTGCACTGACTGATACAAAATGACCACTCTTCCCAGGGCTCCATATGCACGTCATGTGGTTCTGaaaagaatattattattattactattattataccagatttatatagcgcccttttcatgataaacacgttcaaaggcgctttacatatagcaaacgccccgccacagggcgcgaaattcatcctctaccagtacagacacagagcgatctgaccagagggacagagtgagataaagcccccagaacagatagagagaaatcctttttagatacagacttctCCGACTAACttcctagctctttgcgaatactgtgaaatcattaatattcgtgggggactaattttcgtggatttcgtgattGAGTAAATCCACggaatttaatcccaacaaacaagtaaaattccaattcattttatgttcaaaagttgaaatccacgaattcatatccccacgaaattgcggttttgaacaaaaccacgaaatttcatgcccacgaaattaaatgattttacagtagacagtctggttctttaacgtgcccggtgtatagcaccgatacacgcgaagccgtctttcctgggaagaaccagtacaagctTCTAAGTTAAGTGGGacacactcaagagcatctcagaaatttccagtgcctggccccatgttcacaaaacatttttcggtctcagctgagtttgagtttgaaattttaaatcaattttactaCAACTTCCGTGTTAAATGCCAACTAAGACtaaccatcaatactgaatagtcacctgaaaatagttattaatatAAAAGTacgttttaaacatgctgtttagatataaatgacaaatacagtttcattatcagactcagctgagactgaaaatgttttgtgaacacggggcctggaccgggattcgaaccccggacctctggattgacagtcaagcgtgttaccacagtcaagcgtgttaccactagaccaccggctcACCTTAAATATAATATCACTCTTTTGGTACTCTTTGGTGGATAGGCGCTAATTCTATTTAGTTTTTCTGATCATATCAAAGGTGGAAGCTGCTCTACAACACACATTTCTCTGTCTTTTTATTAGGCCTACGTTTCGCCCGGAAAATGTGTATGCataactgcaaaaatattttgttcgccgacaatgtaaataataatttaaaactgataaaactgCAAATTACTACATACCCTGTTACATTTTAATTGTGCAGAACACAGTTTCTGGAAATGGGTCATGATAGACAGTTAATTAAATGTATGCGCAACTGTTGAAACGCCTCcgacaaaatacaaaattaaatgctGTAACGCTATAATATCAAAGCTGATTTGAAGAGGTTTTTTTTCAGCcaattttttttaactgtttcataTATCAGTTACCTTACCTAAAACTGTGACGTAAAAAGATTCAATAACGCAGGGCGGGGCTAAGTTCACAGATGATGACGTCACTTTATACTTCCCGGCGTCCGTCTCTGCTAAATGTTTCAATGTAAGTTTGAAACCATCCCTTGTCTCAGCTATAGAGGCTCtggaaatcaaatttaaaaatttgtaaattgGCTCATGAAGAATTAGCATAGCAGATATAGAGGTTAGTTGTTTGCAAATCACTTAGGTCTTTATCGTACAGTGTTTCGTCAAATCCGTCAAAATAGCTTCGACCTTGTCATATCGAAATCGCGATAGATTGATAGACTCTCACTGAAAATGCCTTCGCCATTCAGGTGGGCTCGCAGACAAAATATTAGAATATACGTATCAATAAGTATATGTGATCAAGGACACATCCAATTTATACTACGGAACACGTTCAAGACCATTGTcaatcaaaattaaa is a genomic window of Mercenaria mercenaria strain notata chromosome 18, MADL_Memer_1, whole genome shotgun sequence containing:
- the LOC123539113 gene encoding uncharacterized protein LOC123539113, which gives rise to MDRKEINSVRIYRIVLWCCIFGIFECIEIKVKKGNSAEFELPGIKSCGQYSLLSPALRPVVVVEGNNSTNIIAPYDKRASIAETRDGFKLTLKHLAETDAGKYKVTSSSVNLAPPCVIESFYVTVLEPHDVHMEPWEEWSFCISQCSPHRHRSRSRKCSVKGACDDMGPTFQTETCDNAAHCPKWSSWGGWGACSAKCGKGFKIRKRACLSGKSSLVRSSECRGISTQSHMCLTVCEVVGTWTQWSAWSNCTASCGNDVIARGTRTRERSCSTDSRQRFVTQNCIGDRTEDETCSSECTTPTPSENSTEAVHILGVADDNSGTTFSIIPVVAGSACALIVIVILIILIVLKTRVQRRRDSVPTLRPSDAASNRRKKVSKERRSGTPCNAVETGTGNVYSELNSSFCYSSSEFDSVYSVDNPGFPKSSAINVMETIKDDEGEEEVSDGYDSEFDDNPEVTGRSTICERKEIIYEKSRASCQRTNSEEDKVNYGDNKSMESEDFVVTENECYEPPELWSNDDVIHSFGTNTCHDDVTHANEIESIYYEPPVENEEDDASKRAEMKRQESEMTEESVYENCEASRGTIKTSKQMHAVENNDDYYEIPENTKSISTKESNTNITEETEMDIPKFTQVNMRNGSIVTIDERYPHLSKEDLDSEHTYVNEKIPDDEKHFYVTPKYSYGIGMQENKRDSKEHIYDIPKFGK